CCAAGGAAAACGCCTTCACGGAACGGTAGGCCGCGCGGCTGGTCCCGCAAGCCCCCTCCGTTCTCCTGGATCCGCATCCGCACACCTGCCGCGACGCGTCACGTCGCGCCGCGGCAGGCCACTAGAGAGGTATCGATGCACGTGGCACCGGTTCTGTTCGTCACCCATGACGATCTGCTGTGGAAACACTGGTCAGGCCTGGATGCGCGCCGCTGGTTGCCGGCGCGAGGCCGGGCGCTGACCGACCTGGCGCGCTGGCGCGAGCAGGGGCGGTCGCTGGTCGTGGTGGATGCGGACCTGCCCAAGCTGCCGGCCTGGACGTCCGAGCAGTGGACCGGCGCCATCGTCGGCTTGCGCACCGTCGTCGCCAGCGCCAAGCCGCATGACGAGCAGGGGACCAAGGTGCTGGCGTCCGGCGCCGTCGGTTATTGCCATGCCTACGCGCCGGCGTCGCTCATGAACCAGGTGCTGGAAGTGGTCGACGCCGGAGAAATCTGGATGGGCCGGTCCCTGGTGACCCGGCTGCTGCGCCTGGTGGAAAACAGGGCAGGAGGGGGGAAGGAGGAGTGGCACGCCAACGCCCTGACCGAGCGCGAGGGCGTGGTGGCGCGCCGGGCCGCGGTGGGCGAGGCCAACGTCGAGATCGCCGCGGCGCTGGGAATCACCGAGCGGACGGTCAAGGCGCACCTGTCGTCTGTCTTCGAGAAGCTGGGCGTCAGCGACCGCCTGCAGCTGGCGCTGAAAGTCCACGGCATCAGCCGTTGATCGTCGGGATACTCATCTAGTCCCTGAACCTGTCCTCCAGGACAATATCGGCCACTCGGCCCGGTCTATAGGATTACGCCATCCTAAACCGGAGCTAAACAAATGGCCTTCTCCACCCCCGCCGTAGTTACGCAAGTCGTCGGACGCGCCTGGATTCGCAGCAGCGATGGTTCGCTGGTCGAGCTGCACGCTGGCAGCCGGATCCCGCCCGACACTGAAATCGTGACCGCTTCGGGCGCCACCGTGGCCTTGCAGACCGAAGGCGGCATGCCGCTGACCATCGGCGAGAACCGCGACGTGGCCTTCAACGCCGACATGGCGGGGCAGCCGGTCGACCGCTCCGAAGCCGCCGTGGCCGCGCCCACCGGTACCGATTCCGACCGCCTGCTGGCCGCCCTGCAGAATGGCCAGGATCCGTTCGACAACCTGGATCCGACGGCCGCCCTGGTGGCGGGTGGCGGCGATGCCGGCGGCAGCAGCTTCGTGCGCCTGGCCCGCGTCGTCGAATCCACCACCCCCCTGGACCTGGCCTACCCCGGCGCCGGCACGCCCGCGATCAATCTGTTGACGCCGGCCGGCCTGGCGACGAACAACAACGCGCCGGCCAACGATCCCCCGAATGCCGGCAACGACACCAGCACGACGACCGAGAAGTCGTTCGTGACCGGCAACATCCTGACCAACGACACCGATCCCAACGGCGACGCGGTGTTCATTCAGACCGTGGGCGGCAGGCCCATGGCGACGGGCGGCGTGCAAGTGGCCGGCTCGACCGGCGGCACGTTCACCGTGTTTCCGGATGGCAGCTACATCTTCAACCCGGGTGATGCGTACCACAACCTGGGCGTCGGCCAGACCGCGACCAGCACGCTGACCTATACGATTTCCGATCCGTTCGGCAATACGTCCACCGCGACCGTCACCGTGACGGTGAACGGCCTGAACGACGCGCCGACCGCCACCGCGATCGACAACGTCAATGGCGTGGACGCCCAGCAGAACATCAGTGTGGACGTGTCCAGCCACTTCGCCGACATCGACAACGGCGACAAGCTGACCTACACGGCCAACGGCCTGCCTCCCGGCCTGACGATCAACCCGGAAACGGGCGTGATCACCGGCACGATCGACCATTCCGCTTCGCAAGGCGGCAATAACGGCGTGTACCAGGTCACGATCACGGCCACCGACGCCAGCGGCGCGACGGTTACCGAGACCTTCAACTGGAACGTCGCCAACCCGGCGCCGACCGCCGTCAACGACAACGGTGCGACCGACCAGGACCACGCCGTCACCGGCAACGTGCTGACGGGCGACACCCAGGGCGTGGGCCGCGACAGCGATCCCGATGGCGACGCGCTGACCGTCGTGCACGCCGGCGACAAGGACATGACCGCCGCGGGCATCGCCGTGGCCGGTTCGGGCGGCGGTGTCTTCACCATCCGCGCCGACGGTTCGTATTCCTTCGAGCCGGGCAAGGACTTCCAGAGCCTGGCCGCGGGCGAAACCAAGACCACGACGGTTTCCTACACGATTTCCGACGGCGAAGGCGGCACGTCCACCGCGACCCTGACCCTGACCGTCACCGGCACCAACGATCTGCCCGTCATCACGCCGGTGGAAGGCGGTCCGGATGCCAACCACGTCAAGGAAGACGAAGTCCTGACGACGGAAGGCAAGCTGAACATCGTCGATGCCGACCACGACCAGTCCTTCTTCCAGGCCCAGACCAATACGGCAGGACAGCACGGCACGTTCTCCATCGACGCCGATGGCCGCTGGACCTACCAGCTCACGAACGACGATCCGCAGGTTCAGCAACTGGCCGTGGGCGAGAAGCTGACCGAGACCTTCACGGTGAAGGCGGCCGACGGTACCGAAACCACCGTGACCGTCACGATCGATGGCACGAACGACATCCCGACGATCAGCGGCACCAGCGCCGGCGCCGCGACCGAGGACGTCGAGCAGACGGTGTCCGGCCAACTGGCGGTGTCCGACACGGACAAGAGCGACACCCACAGCTGGTCCGTCTCGGGCGAGCCCAAGGGCCAGTACGGCACCATCAGCGTCGATCAGACCGGCAAGTGGACGTACACCGTCGACCAGCAGGCGACGCAGGCGCTGGCCAAGGACCAGCAGGTCCAGGAAACCTTCCATATCCTGGTCGACGACGGCCATGGCGGCACGGCCGTCCAGGACGTCACCATCACCATCACGGGCACCAACGACGTGCCGGTGCTGAGCAGCGGCACGGGCGAAGTCACGGAAGACCAGAACGTCGGCAACGACGGCAACCTGGTGACCGGCGGCCAGCTGACGATCACCGACGTGGACACCGGCGAAAGCAGCTTCAAGCCGGGCGCGCATTTCGACGGTAGCACGGGCAACGGCAATGCGCCGCTGGGCACGCTGGCGTTCAATGCGGATGGTACTTACACCTACACGGTGGCCAACAACAATCCGACGGTGCAGGGCCTGCGCAGCGGCGAGAGCATCGTCGAGACGTACACGGTGACCAGCGCCGACGGTTCGGCCACGAGCACGATCACCATCACCATCAACGGCACCGACGACGTGCCGGTGATCACCCCGCACTCGCCGGACAGCGACAAGGGCACGGTGAAGGAAGACACGACGCTGTCGACCAGCGGCAAGCTGGACATCTTCGACGCCGACCATGACCAGTCGTTCTTCCAGGCGCAGGACAATGTCGAGCAGCAGCATGGCACGTTCAGCATCGACGCGAACGGCAACTGGACGTACAACCTGAACAACGCCGATCCGACGGTGCAGGCACTGGGCGTGGGCCAAAGCCTGACCGAGACGATCACGGTGCTGACTGCCGATGGCACGACGACCGAAGTGGTCGTGACGATCAACGGCACCAATGACATTCCGGTGATCAGCGGCGAAGCAACGGGCGCGATCAAGGAAGACGCCGCGCCGTCGGTGTCGGGCCAGCTGACGGTATCCGACGTGGACGTCGACGACGGCCACACCTGGTCGGTGCAGGGCAATCCGAAGGGCGTGTACGGCACGCTGTCGGTCGACCAGACCGGCAAGTGGACCTACACGGTCGACAGCAAGGCGATCCAGGCGCTGGCCGAAGGCCAGGTCAAGACCGAGACCTTCAGCGTCGTGGTCGATGACGGCCATGGCGGCACGGACGTGCAGCAGGTCACGGTCACCCTGACCGGCACCAACGACGTCCCGGTCGTGACCGGCTCGGCCCACGGCACGGTCTACGAGGATGTCCTGCCGATCACTGGCGGCGATCTGGATATCAAGGATGCGGATGCGGGTCAGGCGCACTTCCAGGCCGAGAAGGTCACCGGCGACCATGGCACGTTCGCCATCGGCACGAACGGCAATTGGGGCTATCTGCTCAACAACAGCGATCCCGCGGTGCAGGCGCTGGCCGTGGGCGAGAAGCTGACCGAGACCTTCACGGTCAAGACCGCCGACGGCACGCCGACCACGGTCACGGTCACCATCGTCGGTACCAACGACCTGCCGCATATCAGCGGCGTGAGCACCGGCGCGCTGAAGGAAGACGCGGCGACGACCGTCAATGGCCAACTGAAGGTCAGCGACGTCGACGCGACCGACACCCACAGCTGGTCCGTCGTCGGCGGCAGCCACGGCCAGTACGGCTCCATCGTGGTCGACCAGACCGGCAAGTGGACCTTCACGGCGAACCAGAACGTGCAGGCGCTGGGCGAAGGCGATACGGCGCAGCAGAAGTTCGTCGTCCAGGTCAGCGACGGCCATGGCGGCTTTGACTGGCAGACGATCACCATCACGCTGACGGGCACCAACGATGTGCCGGTGATCACCCCGCACGATCCAGGCACCCCGGGCCAACCGGGCACGGCCAGCGACCACGGCACGGTGGTGGAAGACGCCACGCCCGACACCACCGGCGGCAAGCTGGATATCAAGGACGCTGACGCGGGCGAAAGCAAGTTCACCCCGCAGAACAACCAGGCCGGCGACCATGGATCGTTCTCCATCGACCAGAACGGCAACTGGACCTATCACCTGAACAATGCCGATCCCGCCGTGCAGGCCCTGGCGGCCGGCGCGACGCTGACCGAGCAGTTCACGGTGACATCGGCCGACGGCAGCGCCACGCACCAGGTCACGGTGACCATCATCGGCACCAACGACGTGCCGGTGCTGAGCAGCGGCGCGTCCGCCGTGACGGAAGACTTGAACGTCGGCAACGACGGCAACCTGGTGACGGGCGGCCAGCTGACGATCACCGACGTGGACACCGGCGAAAGCAGCTTCAAGCCGGGCGCGCACTTCGACGGCAGCACGGGCAACGGCAATGCGCCGCTGGGCGCGCTGGCGTTCAACGCCGATGGTTCGTACACCTACACGGTGGCCAATAACAATCCGGCGGTGCAAAGCCTGCGCAGCGGCGAGAGCATCGTCGAGACCTACACGGTGACCAGCGCCGACGGTACTGCCACCAGCACGATCACCATCACCATCAACGGCACCGATGACAAGCCGGTGATCACCCCGCACTCGCCGGACAGCGACAAGGGCACGGTGAAGGAAGACACGACGCTGTCGACGAGCGGCAAGCTGGACATCGTCGACGCCGACCATGACCAGTCGTTCTTCCAGGCGCAGGACAACGTGGCCCAGGCGCACGGCACGTTCAGCATCGACGCCGACGGCAACTGGACGTACAACCTGAACAACGCCGACCCCAAGGTCCAGGCGTTGGGCGTGGGCGAAAGCCTGACCGAGACGGTCACGGTACTGACGGCCGACGGCACGACGACCGAAGTGGTCGTGACGATCAACGGCACCAACGACGTTCCGGTCATCAGCGGCCAGGCGACTGGCGCGATCAAGGAAGACGCGGCGCCGTCGGTATCGGGCCAGCTGTCCGTGGCGGACGTGGACGTCAACGACGGCCACACCTGGTCGGTGCAGGGCAATCCGAAGGGCGTGTACGGCACGCTGTCGGTCGACCAGACCGGCAAGTGGACCTACACGGTCGACAGCAAGGCGATCCAGGCGCTGGCCGAAGGCCAGGTCAAGACCGAGACCTTCAATGTCCTGGTCGATGACGGCCACGGCGGCAAGGACGTGCAGCAGGTCACGGTCACCCTGACCGGCACCAATGACGTCCCGGTCGTGACCGGCGACGATTCCGGCACGGTGAAGGAAGACGCGCCCTTCCAGCAGTGGACTGGCGGCGACCTGAACATCAGCGACGCCGACGCGCAGCAGTCGTACTTCCAGCCCAATATCATCAACACGCCCCACGGGACTTTCGCGGTCGCCAGCAATGGCAACTGGATTTTCACGCTGAACAACAGCAATGCCGATGTGCAGGCGCTGGGCGCCGGCGAGAAGCTGGTCGAGACCTTCACGGTCAAGACCGCCGACGGCACGCCGGAAACCGTGACGGTCACCATCCTGGGCACCAATGACGCGCCGCATATCAGCGGCGTGACCAGCGGCGCCATCAAGGAAGATGCCGCGACGGCGGTCAGCGGCCAGCTGAACGTCAGCGACGTGGACGTGCACGACAGCCACAGCTGGTCCATCTTCGGCAGCAACAAGGGCGACTACGGTACGCTCACGGTCGACCAGACCGGCAAGTGGACCTTCACGGCCAACCAGAACGTGCAGACGCTGGGCGAAGGCGCTAAGGCGCAGGACCAGTTCGTCGTCCAGGTCAGCGATGGCCATGGCGGCTTCGACCTGCAGACCGTGACGATCAACATCACCGGCACCAACGACGCGGCGGTGATCACCCCGCATCACCCTGGCGACGACCGCGGCACGGTGCAGGAAGACCGCGTCCTGACGGTGTCGGGCAATCTGGACGTGACGGACATCGACCGGAACGAAGCGTCCTTCCAGACCCAGAGCAAGACGCCGGGCGACTACGGCCAGTTCTCGATCAATTCGCAGGGCACCTGGACGTACCAGCTGAACAACAGCGATCCGCGCGTGCAGGCGCTGGGCGCGGGCGAGCACCTGAGCGAGACGTTCACGGTCAAGAGCGTCGACGGTACCCAGGCGACGGTGACCATCACCATCAACGGCACCAACGACATCCCCGTGATCAGCGGCGAGCACACCGGCGCGGTGACCGAGGACGGCGCGCCTTCGGTGCAAGGCCAGTTGACGGTTGCCGACGTGGACACGAACGACGGCCACACCTGGTCCGTGGTCAACGGTTCCAAGGGCGACTACGGCTCGATCAGCGTGGATGCCACCGGCAAGTGGACCTATACGGTCGACCAGCAGGCCGCGCAGGCCCTGAAGGAAGGCGAGAAGCAGACCGACACCTTCACCATCAAGGTGGATGACGGCCATGGCGGCACCGACACGCAGACCGTGACGGTGACGATCACGGGCACGAACGATGTGCCGGTCATCACGCCGCACGACCC
This genomic interval from Bordetella genomosp. 8 contains the following:
- a CDS encoding helix-turn-helix transcriptional regulator → MHVAPVLFVTHDDLLWKHWSGLDARRWLPARGRALTDLARWREQGRSLVVVDADLPKLPAWTSEQWTGAIVGLRTVVASAKPHDEQGTKVLASGAVGYCHAYAPASLMNQVLEVVDAGEIWMGRSLVTRLLRLVENRAGGGKEEWHANALTEREGVVARRAAVGEANVEIAAALGITERTVKAHLSSVFEKLGVSDRLQLALKVHGISR
- a CDS encoding retention module-containing protein, with amino-acid sequence MAFSTPAVVTQVVGRAWIRSSDGSLVELHAGSRIPPDTEIVTASGATVALQTEGGMPLTIGENRDVAFNADMAGQPVDRSEAAVAAPTGTDSDRLLAALQNGQDPFDNLDPTAALVAGGGDAGGSSFVRLARVVESTTPLDLAYPGAGTPAINLLTPAGLATNNNAPANDPPNAGNDTSTTTEKSFVTGNILTNDTDPNGDAVFIQTVGGRPMATGGVQVAGSTGGTFTVFPDGSYIFNPGDAYHNLGVGQTATSTLTYTISDPFGNTSTATVTVTVNGLNDAPTATAIDNVNGVDAQQNISVDVSSHFADIDNGDKLTYTANGLPPGLTINPETGVITGTIDHSASQGGNNGVYQVTITATDASGATVTETFNWNVANPAPTAVNDNGATDQDHAVTGNVLTGDTQGVGRDSDPDGDALTVVHAGDKDMTAAGIAVAGSGGGVFTIRADGSYSFEPGKDFQSLAAGETKTTTVSYTISDGEGGTSTATLTLTVTGTNDLPVITPVEGGPDANHVKEDEVLTTEGKLNIVDADHDQSFFQAQTNTAGQHGTFSIDADGRWTYQLTNDDPQVQQLAVGEKLTETFTVKAADGTETTVTVTIDGTNDIPTISGTSAGAATEDVEQTVSGQLAVSDTDKSDTHSWSVSGEPKGQYGTISVDQTGKWTYTVDQQATQALAKDQQVQETFHILVDDGHGGTAVQDVTITITGTNDVPVLSSGTGEVTEDQNVGNDGNLVTGGQLTITDVDTGESSFKPGAHFDGSTGNGNAPLGTLAFNADGTYTYTVANNNPTVQGLRSGESIVETYTVTSADGSATSTITITINGTDDVPVITPHSPDSDKGTVKEDTTLSTSGKLDIFDADHDQSFFQAQDNVEQQHGTFSIDANGNWTYNLNNADPTVQALGVGQSLTETITVLTADGTTTEVVVTINGTNDIPVISGEATGAIKEDAAPSVSGQLTVSDVDVDDGHTWSVQGNPKGVYGTLSVDQTGKWTYTVDSKAIQALAEGQVKTETFSVVVDDGHGGTDVQQVTVTLTGTNDVPVVTGSAHGTVYEDVLPITGGDLDIKDADAGQAHFQAEKVTGDHGTFAIGTNGNWGYLLNNSDPAVQALAVGEKLTETFTVKTADGTPTTVTVTIVGTNDLPHISGVSTGALKEDAATTVNGQLKVSDVDATDTHSWSVVGGSHGQYGSIVVDQTGKWTFTANQNVQALGEGDTAQQKFVVQVSDGHGGFDWQTITITLTGTNDVPVITPHDPGTPGQPGTASDHGTVVEDATPDTTGGKLDIKDADAGESKFTPQNNQAGDHGSFSIDQNGNWTYHLNNADPAVQALAAGATLTEQFTVTSADGSATHQVTVTIIGTNDVPVLSSGASAVTEDLNVGNDGNLVTGGQLTITDVDTGESSFKPGAHFDGSTGNGNAPLGALAFNADGSYTYTVANNNPAVQSLRSGESIVETYTVTSADGTATSTITITINGTDDKPVITPHSPDSDKGTVKEDTTLSTSGKLDIVDADHDQSFFQAQDNVAQAHGTFSIDADGNWTYNLNNADPKVQALGVGESLTETVTVLTADGTTTEVVVTINGTNDVPVISGQATGAIKEDAAPSVSGQLSVADVDVNDGHTWSVQGNPKGVYGTLSVDQTGKWTYTVDSKAIQALAEGQVKTETFNVLVDDGHGGKDVQQVTVTLTGTNDVPVVTGDDSGTVKEDAPFQQWTGGDLNISDADAQQSYFQPNIINTPHGTFAVASNGNWIFTLNNSNADVQALGAGEKLVETFTVKTADGTPETVTVTILGTNDAPHISGVTSGAIKEDAATAVSGQLNVSDVDVHDSHSWSIFGSNKGDYGTLTVDQTGKWTFTANQNVQTLGEGAKAQDQFVVQVSDGHGGFDLQTVTINITGTNDAAVITPHHPGDDRGTVQEDRVLTVSGNLDVTDIDRNEASFQTQSKTPGDYGQFSINSQGTWTYQLNNSDPRVQALGAGEHLSETFTVKSVDGTQATVTITINGTNDIPVISGEHTGAVTEDGAPSVQGQLTVADVDTNDGHTWSVVNGSKGDYGSISVDATGKWTYTVDQQAAQALKEGEKQTDTFTIKVDDGHGGTDTQTVTVTITGTNDVPVITPHDPGTPGQPGTASDHGTVVEDATPDTTGGKLDIVDADAGQSKFAPQVNQPGDHGTFSVDQDGNWTYKLNNGDPAVQALGAGQTLTETFTVSSADGSGTHDVTVTIVGTNDVPVLSSGTGAVTEDQNVGNDGNLVTGGQLTITDVDTGESSFKPGAHFDGSTGNGGAALGTLTFNADGSYSYSVANDNAVVQGLKTGQSIVETYTVTSADGSATSTITITINGTDDGATITPHDPGTPGQPGTASDHGTVVEDATPDTTGGKLDVQDADAGDAKFSTTPDHAGEHGAFTIDENGNWSYKLNNGDPAVQALGAGKTLTETFTVSSADGSAAHQVVVTIVGTNDVPVLSSGTGSVTEDQNVGGDGMLKTGGQLTINDVDTGESSFKPGAHFDGSTGNGGAALGTLTFNADGSYSYKVPNFDPVVQGLKTGQSIVETYTVTSADGTATSTITITINGTNDAPTVVGHIDTQIGKDADKGINVDTASHFKDVDAGDTLTYTASGLPKGLTIDPNTGKITGTIDHSASQGGDNHDGKYTVSVTATDPDGKTATQTFEWDVTNPAPTAVNDVATADSNGQAGGNVILGNAGAGKDTDPDGDTLKVISVKGNGNAQSVVDGHGTQVTGDHGGTFTLNADGTYSFNAGHDFDGLGSGQSKTTSVTYTISDGEGGTSTALLTVTVVGSNVPPVANDDSTSTHQGIALPFDASHNVLANDTDANSSDKLVVSAVNGQAGNVGKTIQGDHGGSFVLNADGTYSFNPGSTFDYLPQGQTATSSITYTVSDGHGGTDTATLTVTIKGTNDVPVISVGQNGSDQGTVYEDGAALNGTLTISDKDTGESSFQAKTVQDQYGTFTIDANGKWTYTLDNTNPAVQALSGNDSLGTRTFTVVSADGSATHDVTVTIKGTNDAPTAVDNSANVDLGGKHTFTTGEFNFADSKGEHDSLQNVIITRVPDSGSLTLNGNAVTAGQVISAADIAAGKLVYTPGADGKDTSFGFKVQDNGGTAHGGQDTSTEHNFGLSTNNLIQGDNTGTGDNNGHGGTTPPLNGGSGNDIILGDTGGTVTTTTPGQNYNIALIVDHSGSMDDKIGNQTRMDLVKSSLTQFVKQLAGHDGIVNITLIGFGSTADKAITIQNLNPNDVDQTTDTLIKAINALKASGTTNYEDAFDSAVDWFNAQAASGKGQANGYDNLSFFLTDGDPTVYNGGGNGSSTTTPVLQHSVDAFAALSAMSTVHGIGIGSGVNADILKFFDNTDTTGTGVVSDTTNTTNLSTSSTYNLDASSSWTTGQNGGGSVSGNYSYINITDKYGSNGTNAKSMIVDTKNPITIAAGHTGHFEFDLSTSSWKNGSDTFTWKLQMLVADTQHPGQYIWSDVQTGSSTGHIVTNDVAAGQYRFEFEVKDSSDNGTWLNDNNATLTVEDVTLYDHVVTTAPTGEVDIVLQPNDLSTALNGGGSHSDPNPVGGDTINGGDGNDIIFGDTINTDALNSTQHPAGTHNGQGLQGLLDYLTDTLGHAPTSSDVYNYVSQHSDTLNVGGDTRGGNDTIHGGNGNDIIYGQGGNDTLYGDAGNDILVGGAGNDTLYGGDGSDTFKWSLHDGGTTANPAVDTIMDFDTRAASAGGDVLDLHELLNNPADSDLTKYLHFSKSGTDTVINVSTTGGAAQQAFDQKIVLHGVDLSNNGALQNDQAIINDLIQKGKLHGHS